A single region of the Lysinibacillus sp. B2A1 genome encodes:
- a CDS encoding deaminase, giving the protein MKVVATTNAPAAIGPYSQGIIINGMFYSSGQIPLTAAGELVEGDITVQTSQVFANLKAVLEAAGTSLNHVVKTTVFMKDMNDFVAMNEVYAGHFGDHKPARSAVEVARLPKDVKVEIEVIAIVK; this is encoded by the coding sequence ATGAAAGTAGTAGCAACAACAAATGCACCAGCAGCAATCGGACCATATTCGCAAGGAATTATTATAAATGGTATGTTTTACAGCTCTGGCCAAATCCCGTTAACGGCAGCTGGTGAATTGGTAGAGGGTGATATTACAGTTCAAACAAGCCAAGTGTTTGCTAATTTAAAAGCAGTTTTAGAAGCCGCAGGAACATCTTTAAATCATGTTGTGAAAACAACAGTTTTTATGAAGGACATGAATGATTTTGTGGCAATGAATGAGGTATACGCAGGTCACTTCGGTGATCATAAACCTGCTCGCTCTGCTGTAGAGGTTGCACGCCTTCCAAAGGATGTAAAAGTAGAAATTGAAGTTATTGCCATCGTTAAATAG
- a CDS encoding septation regulator SpoVG: MEVTDVRLRRVQTDGRMRAIASITLDNEFVVHDIRVIDGNTGLFVAMPSKRTPDGEFRDIAHPINSTTRNKIQEIILNEYHNSSESEEADKAEELEGIGV, from the coding sequence ATGGAAGTTACTGATGTAAGATTGCGTCGTGTTCAGACGGATGGTCGCATGCGTGCGATTGCTTCCATTACACTCGACAATGAGTTTGTAGTTCATGATATTCGAGTAATTGATGGAAATACTGGATTATTTGTGGCTATGCCAAGTAAACGAACGCCAGACGGTGAATTTAGAGATATTGCGCATCCGATTAATTCGACTACTCGTAATAAAATTCAGGAGATTATTTTAAACGAGTATCACAATTCAAGCGAATCAGAAGAGGCCGATAAAGCTGAAGAATTAGAAGGAATTGGCGTTTAG
- the glmU gene encoding bifunctional UDP-N-acetylglucosamine diphosphorylase/glucosamine-1-phosphate N-acetyltransferase GlmU (forms a homotrimer; catalyzes the acetylation of glucosamine-1-phosphate and uridylation of N-acetylglucosamine-1-phosphate to produce UDP-GlcNAc; function in cell wall synthesis) → MSNIFAVILAAGQGTRMKSKLYKVLHPVCGKPMVQHVVDHIQTLDVNRIVTVVGHGAEKVQQQLGDKSEYVLQAEQLGTAHAVQQAEAILGNEEGTTLVVCGDTPLIRPETMQALFEHHQTKGAKATILTAIADNPTGYGRILRGDNGQVEQIVEQKDASTEQQSVKEINTGTYCFDNKSLFETLKLVKNDNAQGEYYLPDVIEILQKQGEIVEAYVTEDFEETLGVNDRVALSQAETLMRTRINEQHMRNGVSIINPEVTYISADAVIGRDTVIQPGSMIEGKTVIGEDCLIGPNSQIIDSRIGDRTTVHSSVVRESAVAEDTAIGPFANIRPLSDIGSHVKIGNFVEVKKSKLGNDSKVSHLSYIGDAEIGNNVNIGCGSITVNYDGKNKFQTIIEDDVFVGCNTNLVAPVKVGKGSFIAAGSTITKEVPEDALAIARARQENKPNYVSKLNSK, encoded by the coding sequence ATGAGCAACATTTTTGCTGTCATTTTGGCTGCAGGTCAAGGTACACGTATGAAGTCCAAATTATATAAAGTGCTCCATCCAGTATGTGGGAAGCCTATGGTTCAACATGTGGTGGATCATATTCAAACGTTAGATGTAAATCGCATCGTAACGGTCGTAGGACATGGTGCAGAAAAAGTACAACAACAGCTTGGTGATAAAAGCGAGTATGTTTTACAAGCAGAACAACTAGGTACTGCACATGCTGTTCAACAGGCAGAGGCTATTTTAGGTAATGAAGAAGGGACAACATTAGTTGTCTGTGGTGATACGCCGCTTATTCGCCCTGAAACGATGCAGGCTTTATTTGAGCATCATCAAACAAAGGGTGCCAAGGCAACCATTTTAACTGCCATTGCAGATAATCCAACAGGTTATGGTCGTATTTTACGCGGTGACAATGGACAAGTGGAGCAAATTGTTGAACAAAAGGATGCTTCTACAGAGCAGCAATCAGTAAAAGAAATTAATACGGGCACATACTGTTTTGATAACAAATCTTTATTTGAGACGTTAAAGCTTGTGAAAAATGACAATGCTCAAGGTGAGTATTATTTACCTGATGTCATTGAAATATTACAAAAGCAAGGCGAGATTGTTGAAGCGTATGTAACTGAAGATTTCGAGGAAACACTTGGTGTCAATGATCGTGTTGCTCTATCACAAGCAGAGACATTAATGCGTACAAGAATTAATGAGCAGCATATGCGTAATGGTGTATCTATCATTAATCCAGAGGTAACCTATATAAGTGCAGATGCTGTGATTGGCCGTGATACGGTTATTCAACCAGGCTCTATGATTGAAGGGAAGACAGTTATTGGAGAGGATTGTCTAATTGGCCCTAACTCGCAAATTATAGATAGCCGCATTGGTGATCGTACAACAGTGCATTCTTCTGTTGTACGTGAAAGCGCTGTAGCAGAAGATACAGCGATTGGACCATTTGCAAATATTCGACCACTTTCTGATATCGGTAGCCATGTGAAAATTGGTAACTTTGTAGAAGTGAAGAAAAGTAAGCTTGGGAATGACTCAAAGGTATCGCACTTAAGCTATATTGGCGATGCGGAAATTGGCAACAATGTTAATATTGGTTGTGGTTCCATTACTGTCAACTATGACGGAAAAAACAAGTTCCAAACAATTATTGAAGATGATGTATTTGTAGGATGTAATACTAACTTAGTAGCACCAGTGAAAGTTGGAAAAGGTTCATTTATTGCAGCAGGATCTACAATTACAAAAGAAGTTCCTGAAGACGCACTTGCCATTGCTCGTGCAAGACAAGAAAACAAACCGAATTATGTAAGCAAATTAAATTCAAAATAA
- a CDS encoding ribose-phosphate diphosphokinase produces the protein MPYHYANSQLKIFSLNSNNPLAQEIAQEMGVELGKSSVKHFSDGEIQISIEESIRGCDVFIVQSTSAPVNEHLMELLIMVDAVKRASARTVNVVMPYYGYARQDRKAKAREPITAKLVANLLETAGATRVIVLDLHAPQIQGFFDILIDHLMAVPLLSDYFKSKGIPADEIVVVSPDHGGVTRARKMAERLKAPIAIIDKRRPKPNVAEVMNIVGNVDGKVAILIDDIIDTAGTITIGADALRAAGAKEVYACCSHPVLSGPAIERIENSAIKELVVTNTIQLAEEKKSPKITELSVAKLMADAISRVYENKSVSTLFD, from the coding sequence ATGCCGTATCATTATGCAAACTCACAATTAAAAATATTTTCACTTAATTCCAATAATCCACTTGCTCAAGAAATCGCGCAAGAAATGGGCGTTGAATTAGGTAAATCTTCTGTTAAGCACTTCAGTGATGGAGAGATTCAAATTAGCATTGAAGAAAGTATTCGTGGTTGTGATGTGTTTATCGTGCAGTCTACTTCTGCACCTGTAAACGAACATTTAATGGAGCTTTTAATTATGGTAGATGCAGTTAAACGCGCATCTGCTCGTACAGTAAACGTTGTAATGCCTTATTATGGATATGCACGCCAAGACCGTAAAGCAAAGGCACGTGAGCCAATTACAGCTAAATTAGTGGCTAACTTACTTGAAACTGCTGGTGCGACACGTGTTATCGTATTGGATCTACACGCACCACAAATTCAAGGATTCTTTGATATCTTGATCGACCACTTAATGGCGGTACCTTTATTATCTGACTACTTCAAATCAAAAGGTATTCCAGCGGATGAAATTGTAGTAGTTTCTCCAGACCATGGTGGTGTAACACGTGCTCGTAAAATGGCAGAACGTTTAAAAGCACCGATTGCAATTATTGACAAACGTCGTCCAAAACCAAACGTTGCAGAAGTAATGAACATTGTTGGTAATGTTGATGGTAAAGTGGCAATCTTGATTGATGATATTATTGACACTGCAGGTACGATTACGATTGGTGCAGATGCATTACGTGCTGCTGGCGCGAAGGAAGTTTATGCTTGCTGCTCTCACCCAGTACTATCTGGTCCAGCTATCGAACGTATCGAAAATTCTGCAATAAAAGAATTAGTTGTAACAAATACAATTCAGTTGGCTGAAGAGAAAAAATCACCAAAAATTACGGAGCTTTCTGTAGCTAAATTAATGGCTGATGCAATTTCTCGTGTTTATGAAAACAAATCTGTAAGTACTCTATTCGATTAA
- a CDS encoding 50S ribosomal protein L25 has protein sequence MSTVLSVTKREAGHRSTLTQLRKGGAIPAVIYGYNLVSTPISISAKEFKKSIQKNGQNSVFSMELEGKRVNVVVSEIQQCSLRDEVNHVDFLAINMSEALEADVPIKLVGESIGVSEGGILMQPNLEMKIKVKPADLPEAIEIDITNLKIGEAITVADIREGIGFDVVSEDDHILVTLMAPAAIETTEEEQE, from the coding sequence ATGAGTACAGTATTAAGTGTTACAAAGCGCGAAGCTGGGCATCGTTCGACTTTAACCCAACTTAGAAAAGGGGGAGCCATTCCTGCGGTTATTTACGGCTATAATTTAGTTTCAACCCCAATTTCTATTTCAGCGAAAGAATTTAAAAAATCTATTCAAAAAAATGGACAAAACAGTGTGTTCTCGATGGAGTTAGAAGGGAAAAGGGTAAATGTTGTTGTGTCAGAAATCCAACAGTGCTCTTTAAGAGATGAAGTAAACCATGTAGACTTTTTAGCCATTAATATGTCTGAAGCATTAGAAGCAGACGTCCCTATTAAACTAGTTGGTGAGTCAATTGGTGTCAGTGAGGGCGGTATTTTGATGCAGCCTAACTTAGAGATGAAAATTAAAGTGAAGCCAGCTGATTTGCCTGAAGCAATTGAAATCGATATTACGAATCTTAAAATTGGCGAAGCTATCACGGTAGCTGATATTCGTGAGGGTATTGGTTTTGATGTTGTTAGTGAAGATGATCATATCTTGGTCACACTTATGGCTCCAGCTGCTATTGAAACTACAGAAGAAGAACAAGAATAA
- a CDS encoding aminoacyl-tRNA hydrolase — MKIIVGLGNPGKPYEHTRHNIGFDIIDAIAEKWGAPLTNSKFNGMYATVHRPEGKVLLVKPLTYMNLSGECVGPLMNYFDIDVENLIVIYDDLDLETGKLRLRQKGSAGGHNGIKSLIQHLGTQEFNRIRVGVSRPPAGMKVADYVLSKFLKEDQAAIENAVEKCVNAVEASLSKPFLDVMNHFNG; from the coding sequence ATGAAAATTATTGTTGGTTTAGGAAACCCAGGTAAGCCTTATGAACATACAAGACATAACATTGGCTTTGATATTATTGATGCAATAGCTGAGAAATGGGGCGCGCCTTTAACAAATTCTAAATTTAATGGCATGTATGCAACTGTACATCGTCCAGAAGGAAAGGTTCTACTTGTTAAACCTTTAACATATATGAATTTATCAGGGGAATGTGTTGGGCCTCTGATGAATTATTTTGATATTGATGTAGAAAACTTAATTGTTATCTATGATGATTTAGATTTAGAAACAGGTAAATTACGCCTTCGTCAAAAAGGTAGTGCAGGCGGACATAACGGAATTAAGTCATTGATTCAACATTTAGGCACGCAAGAGTTTAATCGTATCCGTGTGGGGGTGAGTCGCCCACCAGCAGGTATGAAGGTCGCAGATTATGTGTTGTCAAAATTTTTAAAAGAAGACCAAGCTGCCATTGAGAACGCTGTTGAAAAGTGCGTAAATGCAGTTGAAGCATCTCTTTCAAAGCCATTTCTTGATGTCATGAATCATTTTAACGGATAG
- a CDS encoding DUF2757 domain-containing protein, whose protein sequence is MSVRYRCRHCEVEIGTLPFDADDTIRKLHIFEMGEADDYVEKDQHGHTTVHCICEQCEDSLRQYPDYHALNKWIQ, encoded by the coding sequence ATGTCAGTTCGCTATCGATGTCGGCATTGTGAAGTAGAAATAGGGACACTCCCATTTGATGCAGATGATACGATTCGAAAGCTGCATATTTTCGAAATGGGAGAAGCGGATGATTATGTTGAGAAAGATCAACATGGACACACAACTGTGCACTGCATTTGTGAGCAATGTGAGGATTCGCTGAGACAATATCCAGATTATCATGCACTCAATAAATGGATTCAATAA
- the mfd gene encoding transcription-repair coupling factor, producing MEVLRQLVSQDKHITSFLQEIQSGHTASQLITGLTGSARPVLVDALFEYVQKPIYIVSPNLLQAQKMVDELAGMLGEEYVHYYPADEFIAADLSVASPELRAERIATLDCLARGEKAVYVIPVAGLRKMMQPKEHWLQYFLQTAVGEDIQIDEWLQTLVEMGYVRNSMVTTPGEFALRGGILDIYPPYLESPIRIELFDTEVDSIRTFSADDQRSIDKLQTIRILPASEAILTREERVALAGRLETALATSLKKVKKQETKELLYQHIQYDIELLQQGNLPDYVNKYGSLLYEKTAYLGDYFAHDGIVLFDELGRIQEVMDAWEREEDEWFLSLIEEGKMVHDVKPAFSLKEILAMMSQQKLFFSLFSRTFAGVTFNKTTNFSCKPMQQFHGQMALLQSEVERWLLGKFTVLIVARDKERIKRVQQMLEEYDIHTVNGKPTEPGIYIVDGTLSSGFELPLQRLAIVTEDELFKQQVKKKARPQKMTNAERIKSYTEIKAGDYVVHVHHGIGKYIGVETLEVNGTHKDYLHIRYRADDKLYVPVEQIDLIQKYVASEDREPKLHKLGGAEWKKTKAKVSSAVQDIADDLIKLYAKREAEKGHPFAPDNDDQRNFEASFPYEETEDQLRSIIEVKRDMERERPMDRLVCGDVGYGKTEVAIRAAFKAIQDGKQVAFLVPTTILAQQHYETIRERFQDFAMNVGLLSRFRTKKEQTATLKGLKEGQIDIVIGTHRILSKDLTFQDLGLLIVDEEQRFGVTHKEKIKQLKTNVDVLTLTATPIPRTLHMSMVGVRDLSVIETPPANRFPVQTYVMEHSGALVREAIEREMARGGQVFYLYNRVEDMARKVEEIQVLVPEARVGHAHGKMTESELESVILAFLEGDYDVLVTTTIIETGVDIPNVNTLIVHDADRMGLAQLYQLRGRVGRSNRVAYAYFMYQRDKVLTDVAEQRLQAIKEFTELGSGFKIAMRDLSIRGAGNLLGAQQHGFIDSVGFDLYSQMLEEAIAERQTGVKKEERPDIEILLSVDAYIPDVYIPDGYQKIQMYKRIKAMDQVEEYHEIIEELEDRFGDLPIETERLLKIARMKVWGLNAGVLSVKEKQKVMTILLSEEGTANVDGGKVVEQSMKFERAVGFGMDNMQLKLTIDERKCGKYQPFDILEEMMQMISNAKKQP from the coding sequence GTGGAAGTTTTACGACAGTTAGTGTCGCAGGACAAACATATCACTTCATTTTTACAGGAGATTCAGAGCGGTCATACTGCATCACAGCTTATTACAGGACTAACAGGAAGCGCACGCCCAGTATTGGTCGATGCGTTATTCGAATATGTACAAAAACCGATCTATATAGTTTCTCCTAATTTATTGCAAGCACAAAAGATGGTTGATGAGCTTGCTGGAATGTTAGGTGAAGAGTATGTTCATTATTATCCTGCTGATGAGTTTATTGCCGCAGATTTATCTGTAGCGTCACCTGAGTTACGTGCAGAACGTATTGCTACACTCGATTGTCTAGCTAGAGGTGAAAAGGCTGTTTATGTAATACCAGTTGCAGGCTTACGTAAAATGATGCAGCCAAAAGAACATTGGCTACAATACTTTTTACAAACTGCAGTAGGTGAAGATATTCAAATTGATGAATGGCTACAAACATTAGTGGAAATGGGATACGTCCGTAATTCAATGGTGACAACACCTGGAGAATTCGCGTTGCGTGGCGGTATTTTAGATATTTATCCGCCTTATTTAGAGTCCCCAATTCGTATTGAGTTATTCGATACAGAGGTGGATTCGATTCGAACATTTTCAGCAGATGATCAGCGATCCATTGATAAATTACAAACAATCCGCATCCTCCCTGCTTCAGAAGCAATTTTAACGAGGGAAGAAAGAGTGGCATTGGCTGGTCGCCTAGAAACCGCTTTAGCAACAAGCTTAAAGAAGGTTAAGAAACAGGAGACTAAAGAGCTGCTGTATCAGCATATTCAATATGATATTGAATTGTTACAACAGGGGAATTTACCAGACTATGTAAACAAATATGGTTCGTTGTTGTATGAGAAAACAGCATATCTCGGTGATTATTTTGCTCATGATGGAATCGTATTATTTGATGAGCTTGGTCGTATTCAAGAAGTTATGGATGCTTGGGAACGTGAAGAGGATGAATGGTTTTTATCGTTAATTGAAGAAGGTAAGATGGTTCATGATGTAAAGCCAGCTTTCTCCTTAAAAGAAATTTTGGCAATGATGTCACAGCAAAAATTGTTTTTCTCCTTATTTTCTCGAACATTTGCAGGAGTAACATTTAATAAGACAACGAATTTTTCTTGTAAGCCAATGCAACAGTTTCATGGGCAAATGGCATTGTTACAAAGCGAGGTTGAACGTTGGTTACTTGGTAAATTTACAGTACTTATCGTTGCTCGAGATAAAGAGCGTATTAAACGCGTTCAGCAGATGCTAGAGGAATATGATATTCATACAGTAAATGGTAAGCCGACTGAGCCAGGTATCTATATTGTAGATGGTACACTTTCTAGTGGGTTTGAGCTACCTCTACAACGATTAGCCATTGTGACGGAGGATGAGCTTTTTAAGCAGCAGGTAAAGAAAAAAGCACGTCCTCAAAAAATGACCAATGCAGAACGTATTAAAAGCTATACTGAAATTAAAGCTGGTGACTACGTTGTCCATGTTCATCATGGTATTGGTAAATATATAGGTGTAGAAACCTTAGAGGTAAATGGTACACATAAAGATTATTTACACATTCGCTATCGAGCTGATGATAAATTATATGTGCCAGTAGAGCAAATCGACTTGATTCAAAAATATGTGGCATCTGAAGACCGTGAACCGAAGCTACATAAACTTGGTGGGGCAGAATGGAAAAAGACCAAAGCTAAGGTATCCTCAGCTGTGCAAGATATTGCGGATGATTTGATTAAGCTCTACGCGAAGCGTGAAGCTGAGAAGGGACATCCATTTGCTCCTGACAACGATGATCAGCGTAATTTTGAAGCTTCCTTCCCTTATGAGGAAACAGAGGATCAATTACGTTCCATTATTGAAGTAAAGCGTGATATGGAGCGTGAACGCCCTATGGACCGTCTTGTATGTGGTGACGTGGGCTATGGTAAAACAGAGGTAGCTATTCGAGCTGCGTTTAAAGCAATACAGGATGGAAAACAAGTGGCTTTTTTGGTGCCAACAACTATTTTGGCTCAGCAGCATTACGAAACAATTCGTGAACGCTTCCAGGACTTTGCAATGAATGTGGGTCTCCTATCTCGCTTCCGTACAAAAAAAGAGCAAACTGCAACGCTAAAGGGATTAAAGGAAGGGCAAATTGATATTGTTATAGGTACACACCGAATTTTATCGAAAGATTTAACGTTCCAAGACCTTGGACTGCTTATTGTTGATGAGGAGCAGCGTTTTGGTGTCACACACAAGGAAAAAATTAAACAGTTAAAAACAAATGTAGACGTCTTAACACTTACGGCTACGCCAATTCCAAGAACGCTTCATATGTCGATGGTAGGTGTCCGTGATTTATCTGTCATTGAAACACCACCAGCCAATCGTTTCCCTGTACAAACGTATGTAATGGAGCATAGTGGAGCATTAGTACGTGAAGCCATTGAACGAGAAATGGCACGTGGAGGGCAAGTGTTCTATTTATACAATCGTGTAGAGGACATGGCCCGAAAGGTTGAAGAAATTCAAGTACTTGTTCCAGAAGCACGTGTGGGACATGCACATGGTAAGATGACAGAATCAGAGCTCGAATCCGTAATATTAGCCTTTTTAGAAGGCGACTATGATGTCCTTGTAACAACGACAATCATTGAGACGGGCGTCGATATACCGAATGTAAATACATTGATTGTACATGATGCAGACCGAATGGGCTTGGCACAGCTTTATCAATTGCGTGGACGTGTAGGTCGTTCCAATAGAGTAGCCTATGCATATTTTATGTATCAACGTGATAAGGTTTTAACAGACGTGGCGGAGCAGCGATTACAGGCAATTAAAGAGTTTACAGAGCTAGGATCAGGCTTTAAAATTGCTATGCGAGATTTATCTATCCGGGGTGCCGGAAACTTATTGGGAGCTCAGCAGCACGGCTTTATCGATTCAGTAGGCTTTGATTTATATTCGCAGATGCTGGAAGAAGCAATTGCAGAGCGTCAAACAGGTGTGAAAAAAGAAGAAAGGCCTGATATTGAAATTTTATTAAGTGTTGATGCGTATATTCCAGATGTATACATTCCAGATGGCTATCAAAAAATTCAAATGTATAAACGTATTAAAGCAATGGATCAGGTGGAAGAATATCATGAAATCATTGAGGAACTAGAGGACCGATTTGGAGATCTTCCAATTGAAACGGAGCGCTTACTAAAAATTGCACGTATGAAGGTATGGGGCTTAAACGCCGGCGTTTTATCAGTAAAGGAAAAGCAAAAAGTTATGACGATTTTATTATCAGAAGAAGGTACGGCAAATGTCGATGGTGGTAAAGTTGTGGAGCAATCCATGAAATTTGAACGTGCTGTTGGCTTCGGTATGGACAATATGCAATTGAAATTAACAATTGATGAACGAAAGTGTGGAAAATATCAGCCTTTTGATATTTTAGAAGAGATGATGCAAATGATTTCTAATGCAAAAAAACAACCTTAA
- the spoVT gene encoding stage V sporulation protein T, with product MKATGIVRRIDDLGRVVIPKEIRRTLRIREGDPLEIYTDREGEVILKKYSPINDLGEFAREYVETLYETLGTPAFVTDRDEVIAVSGIGKKEYINRRITSFAEGFMDERSTKIEKMETTIEIVPGQYEQVKSYCATPIMVNGDPIGCIIVLSKVHFVGEVEVKVVETAANFLAKQMNT from the coding sequence ATGAAGGCAACAGGAATTGTTCGTCGTATTGATGATTTAGGGCGTGTGGTTATTCCAAAAGAAATTCGTAGGACGCTACGTATTCGTGAGGGTGACCCGCTTGAAATTTATACAGATCGTGAAGGCGAAGTCATTTTAAAGAAATATTCTCCTATTAATGATTTGGGGGAATTTGCAAGAGAGTATGTGGAAACATTGTATGAAACGTTAGGTACTCCAGCGTTTGTAACCGATCGAGATGAAGTAATTGCTGTCTCAGGTATCGGTAAAAAAGAGTACATTAATCGTCGTATTACTTCCTTTGCAGAGGGCTTTATGGACGAGCGTTCAACAAAAATAGAGAAAATGGAAACAACTATCGAGATTGTTCCTGGACAATATGAGCAAGTAAAGTCTTATTGTGCAACTCCTATTATGGTAAATGGTGATCCTATTGGCTGTATTATTGTTTTATCAAAGGTACACTTTGTAGGTGAAGTAGAAGTAAAAGTTGTCGAAACGGCTGCAAACTTCTTAGCTAAACAAATGAATACTTAG
- a CDS encoding nucleoside triphosphate pyrophosphohydrolase, which translates to MKTLTVIGLGAGDFDQLQMGVYKKLKAAQKLFVRTVDHPVLEALSAEGLQFESFDAVYEKHSSFQPVYEEIVEKLVEATTFADVMYAVPGHPLVAEQTVQLLIAASDEGRINLVIEGGQSFLDPIFGALKIDPIEGFQLLDGTSFSMHDINMRQHILIAQVYDTFSASEVKLTLMEKYDDEYPVTVVTAAGSSQEKLITVPLYELDQSVEVNNLTTVYVPPVKSQEEALRDWSTFRQIIAVLRGPNGCPWDQKQTHESLKKYLLEEAHEYLAAVDAEDDFAMIEELGDVLLQVFLHAQIGEDQGYFTLEDVLASISEKMIRRHPHVFGDVSVEDAEGVVANWEAIKAQEKGESDKPLLEEEYRSSSALQTAFNYQKRAAKVGFDWPDVDGAWDKFSEEWQEFRYEVIKGTNASRLDEFGDVLFTLVNLARFYKLSPEEAMLHANEKFARRFGYVEKRVKESGKPFSDYTLEQLDAFWNEAKRTEKE; encoded by the coding sequence TTGAAAACTTTAACAGTAATTGGCTTGGGTGCAGGGGATTTTGATCAGCTACAAATGGGTGTTTATAAAAAATTAAAGGCTGCTCAAAAATTATTTGTTCGAACAGTGGATCATCCTGTACTAGAGGCATTGTCAGCAGAAGGCTTGCAGTTTGAAAGCTTTGATGCTGTGTATGAAAAACATAGCTCGTTCCAGCCTGTGTATGAGGAAATTGTAGAAAAGCTTGTGGAAGCAACAACATTTGCAGATGTTATGTATGCTGTTCCAGGGCACCCACTTGTTGCTGAGCAGACGGTACAATTACTAATTGCCGCTTCAGATGAAGGAAGAATAAATTTAGTCATCGAGGGTGGACAAAGCTTCTTAGACCCAATCTTTGGAGCGTTAAAAATTGACCCGATTGAGGGCTTTCAATTGCTTGATGGTACTAGCTTTTCTATGCACGACATCAACATGCGTCAACATATTTTAATTGCTCAAGTATATGACACATTCAGCGCCTCTGAAGTAAAGCTTACGTTAATGGAAAAATATGATGATGAATATCCTGTTACGGTGGTTACAGCCGCAGGATCATCACAAGAAAAATTGATAACAGTCCCTCTTTATGAACTTGATCAAAGTGTTGAGGTGAATAATTTAACAACGGTTTATGTACCGCCTGTAAAATCACAGGAAGAGGCATTGCGAGATTGGTCAACATTCAGACAAATTATTGCTGTTCTAAGAGGTCCAAACGGCTGTCCGTGGGATCAAAAGCAAACACATGAGTCCCTGAAAAAATATTTACTAGAAGAAGCCCATGAATATTTGGCGGCTGTGGATGCAGAGGATGACTTTGCGATGATTGAGGAGCTTGGAGATGTACTATTACAAGTATTTTTACATGCACAAATAGGAGAAGATCAAGGTTACTTTACACTGGAGGATGTTTTAGCTTCTATTAGTGAAAAAATGATTCGTCGCCATCCACATGTTTTTGGTGATGTTTCAGTAGAAGATGCGGAAGGTGTCGTAGCTAATTGGGAAGCTATAAAAGCACAGGAGAAGGGTGAGAGCGATAAGCCCCTATTGGAAGAAGAATATAGGTCATCGTCTGCCCTGCAAACGGCTTTTAATTATCAAAAAAGAGCAGCAAAAGTAGGTTTCGACTGGCCTGATGTGGATGGTGCATGGGACAAATTTTCAGAGGAATGGCAGGAATTTCGTTATGAAGTAATAAAAGGTACAAATGCGTCACGTCTTGATGAGTTCGGAGATGTGTTATTCACACTTGTAAATTTAGCACGATTTTATAAACTATCTCCTGAAGAGGCAATGTTACATGCAAATGAGAAGTTTGCGAGACGATTTGGTTATGTTGAAAAAAGGGTAAAAGAAAGTGGAAAGCCTTTTTCTGATTATACTTTAGAACAATTAGATGCTTTCTGGAATGAAGCTAAGCGGACAGAAAAGGAGTAA
- the yabP gene encoding sporulation protein YabP has product MTLHQESNRYTIPSGEHILTIRNRKRMDMTSVKSIERFDQEEFFIKTSQGHLLIRGEELHIVHLDVDKGLLTLEGTVKTLQYDEEESGFSKGFLHKLFG; this is encoded by the coding sequence ATGACGCTACATCAAGAAAGTAATCGTTACACAATTCCATCTGGAGAACATATTTTAACGATTCGTAATCGTAAAAGAATGGACATGACTTCTGTAAAATCAATTGAACGCTTTGATCAGGAAGAATTTTTCATCAAGACGTCCCAAGGGCATTTGTTAATCCGTGGAGAGGAACTGCATATCGTTCATTTAGATGTTGATAAAGGACTATTGACACTTGAAGGAACTGTAAAGACCTTACAGTATGACGAGGAAGAAAGTGGCTTCTCGAAAGGTTTCCTTCATAAATTGTTTGGATGA